The Paralichthys olivaceus isolate ysfri-2021 chromosome 9, ASM2471397v2, whole genome shotgun sequence genome contains a region encoding:
- the trmt12 gene encoding tRNA wybutosine-synthesizing protein 2 homolog yields the protein MDGAPCLRVSQCHTQQLRMCLQSRGALDPSLNLLKDPDGTVLLPISPSCVSQLDLHSLRSMVASDSTCELVWSQAKKEKGKTSGSKLEKLLQDLLVSHGERWTEEMRADLPRSFQRHGDLVLLGDGCFSLPLWKEMDGQLWSAVAEGLGAKRLAKMSRISRDGFRSPTVTMLMGEHSWVKHVDNGIRYEFDVTKCMFSAGNITEKLRVAGLDCTGETVVDLYAGIGYFTLPYLVHARASHVHSCEWNPDAVEALQKNLEANEVSDRCTIHQGDNRELQLCDIADRVNLGLIPSSEGSWPVACRLLKRTTGGILHIHQNVTSPLPNTASIPAINDAAHRVSGKKADREAWRAWADDTANHIASLLRDISGASWLTNIQHIEHVKSYAPHVHHVVLDLECRPL from the exons ATGGACGGTGCACCTTGTCTTCGTGTGTCTCAGTGTCACACACAACAGCTCAG gatgtgtctgcAGTCCAGAGGGGCTCTAGATCCGAGTTTGAATCTATTGAAGGACCCAGATGGAACAGTTCTCTTACCCATATCACCGTCCTGTGTGTCACAACTGGATCTGCACTCTCTCAGAAGCATGGTGGCCTCAGACagcacatgtgaactggtctgGAGTCAG GCAAAGAAGGAGAAGGGAAAGACGAGTGGCAGTAAACTTGAAAAACTCCTCCAGGATCTGTTGGTGTCTCATGGTGAAAGATGGACAGAGGAGATGAGGGCGGACCTCCCTCGCAGCTTCCAGAGGCACGGAGACCTCGTCCTGCTGGGGGACGGctgtttctccctccctctgtggaAGGAAATGG ATGGACAGTTATGGAGCGCAGTGGCTGAAGGGCTGGGGGCAAAGCGTTTGGCAAAGATGAGTCGAATTTCCAGGGATGGATTTAGGTCTCCAACGGTGACGATGCTGATGGGGGAGCACAGCTGGGTCAAACATGTGGACAATGGTATCAG GTATGAGTTTGATGTCACCAAATGTATGTTTTCAGCTGGAAACATAACAGAGAAGCTGCGTGTGGCTGGATTGGACTGCACAGGAGAGACTGTGGTGGATTTATATGCAG GTATCGGATACTTCACTCTCCCATACCTGGTCCATGCCAGGGCCAGCCATGTTCATTCCTGCGAGTGGAACCCTGATGCTGTTGAAGCTTTACAGAAAAACCTGGAGGCCAATGAGGTGTCTGACCGCTGCACAATTCACCAAGGAGACAACCGAGAG ctccagctgtgTGACATTGCTGACCGCGTCAACCTGGGTCTCATACCGAGCTCGGAGGGCAGCTGGCCTGTCGCCTGTCGCTTGCTGAAGAGAACAACTGGGGGCATTTTGCACATTCACCAGAACGTCACCTCACCATTACCGAACACTGCATCCATTCCAGCAATCAATGATGCCGCCCACAGGGTTTCTGGGAAGAAAGCCGACAGAGAGGCGTGGCGGGCCTGGGCTGATGACACAGCAAACCACATTGCTTCTCTTTTGAGGGACATCAGTGGTGCATCCTGGTTGACAAACATCCAGCACATAGAGCATGTGAAGTCATATGCACCTCATGTGCACCATGTTGTGCTGGACCTGGAGTGCAGACCTTTGTGA